A region from the Drosophila ananassae strain 14024-0371.13 chromosome 2L, ASM1763931v2, whole genome shotgun sequence genome encodes:
- the LOC26514649 gene encoding nucleolar pre-ribosomal-associated protein 1 codes for MAIQANRRKRKHEEADTEQLDDGEVEVPKKISKESDTPKKKKEKVNKNAESPADETTEKSEETPPQNKKSKKPKSPKGNETPQVEMDVEESPSKKSKKRKDRKSINGEDGEEKGQDEAEISPDSGIEPEESAPKFPNDFKMMHFRSKLRTNSFITELRHFLYMCTTRPKIVAKYIEKRGKPLELVEAFDRIDKNNLFHADYLTEALQRIVMEVVTNQKSHLESAVAACRYFLKVHGGVLDSLLQSSRPSHRRNALKLLTAIVCIDPQLGRQVLNSYDVLSNSAVMQQMLSHAKNDYENEDTVRKAYIHFVLAFLVDGNTLLIRNILDHGQLIGVLAKGLVYDDHVTVCVVLNALRQYVLENPDIQKTKKVIVFDLECCKYLRRLYDWEGPAGLKLFFSKQKANTKIAPNPQDAEAVSAAVHELLLVLLTSRKHGICFDAMTHYRQKQNKMQGKLLGSLYKPYENPRKVDLVIKTVKACPDLGRNTVRNVSGLLSPARTGIADVDKVATFLAQIIDAVPPSALGAAFNKMTLTDFSFWIKNLCLPIEGLLHITGKSYLNHGDFNLRLAVEKLLLSMMRQYSNYVQAIALREQSKKAGNSLRKFKFDLLNHLLVHFPTIESVLYSLFLAIRQQKNNEDVDVLECLSITLDLVLLMCKENRAFVNQTSQILNYLEVLRPLYQTDFLNSDRPQELKKIQLELKSIRTILLLFPLSLNPQEKLFGNVFGSFIKAYRLEDVAIKSEAGNILHKLFHNTGLFDSCSHEINIWLEALIGFDPDIASTVESILLTILCLDWRQIALPQLSIAETETKNENLSRLFAQIEQGHTVQAYVETLTLSKMMPLLLQGVVLEAPYDAYVELVFVLLFHYHTQPELVLKLYSTHLDKYTDYMKSWLPSSAGKEKPKKLPSVIAENWPLLKQMRKALTDEAVQPFEQIFKVDTADKNFELKLSEGQTMLLHPSLVNPRRNMIYVQDLLFVFTHSFSSQRLSKLQAELVADYLIKFLQIANQVDDGREEVLGDDEQQQDETHTQSLLHYIYNIRLGQLHPTELLSVTSETRLNYVIFLRRLTEFCRTLPRFESYSSYYRLHLVKALNIALDSLEEQCDHPQQLVECVALVDAFELNSSECVQILELLTTKLEAKDFLTKTKPNHFFDLLLRLLARLVLLKEPVDCHKSLKVLLSFYKDFCELHEQQLEPLEVALLQFLTSYHHHLAACDEDFFGCFFGATRKLSKSAIRMATLLLERRHQLADKFAELLPSNIEQKELVYPLLDIALTKNYQLPHAVLQRCYQTYKNGFMKSIEKPQKAALIYREHPEASALLIAQCMPKSECLDYCQKQLKLDSVELFQVRVLREIYWQAFGAAKDEKQKATIFVNYINLNVQLLALDLKKQALDLPKLQQISWNCYEWWEAHHSDPESLPLDWSRLLGNPQWFNFCKSCLKLALHLAEERLPLQDQTNGLVLKLMAFLCNLMYEDYKEEAQGEEDASPALLYEMICTHSCCFDHLLGGETETKTYLLQLMETLARKGPSALQSSHIPVILGSYHAKLSPADRYTLALLEHYERFDVGLDQYRPFIWGESAVAHYALRAADEDERARLQQQETNVAQVLALIVRETSEYTIENFPIWRSLHASQQLPSVEFLDPAKKSQNFGDNQLEKMVEQGILDFPQELRRICPKREKIYESCYDPAFLLPLMMHCFAPESVVWARWPVQNGLLAISFCGLSSLDRDMRLAAASCQQRYRAHFELSKFYEKPLWTQAYDNIQAGLAELRNSWLAQTRTHGGTPRVPLIPALFIAQSFNLSTEPTHLLYKRLMMYLRLKQSFNFQTIPDFNVFFYSQETEHQQYREFIVELLRCGIKCSADLFLLVSTNTFKVLLGFYGSSLATLETNLLLLSVLSTCVKIPGAVKIMLEHVGILSWLVGVIRDTEFHQFDIIEGIISIINNLWYALAAARSELPEYDHIQLRLYRLVLQLLPLLSPRISVPGMGRLLNVLWKTGSATGQHRALPAEQLDVLLECLSRHWPDLLPGVRYVKSFGGLGACSRSEYCNWLANEHQLEVPAILALSSLREYVGDWWRAHNVEKDQRQLTESAD; via the exons ATGGCCATCCAAGCAAACCGGCGAAAGAGGAAACACGAGGAGGCTGATACAGAACAGCTGGACGACGGCGAAGTGGAGGTTCCTAAGAAAATTTCAAAGGAGTCGGATACGCcgaagaaaaagaaagaaaaggtAAATAAAAATGCTGAAAGTCCAGCCGATGAAACAACAGAAAAGTCCGAAGAAACTCCacctcaaaacaaaaaatcaaagaagcCAAAGTCCCCTAAAGGTAATGAGACGCCACAGGTGGAAATGGATGTGGAGGAGTCTCCCTCTAAAAAGAGCAAGAAGCGAAAGGATAGAAAGAGTATAAACGGTGAGGACGGTGAGGAAAAGGGTCAGGATGAGGCCGAGATCAGTCCTGATTCTGGCATTGAACCCGAGGAGAGTGCGCCAAAGTTTCCCAACGACTTCAAAATGATGCACTTTCGCAGCAAGCTTCGTACAAATAGCTTTATTACAG AGCTTCGACACTTCCTGTACATGTGCACCACTCGTCCCAAAATCGTGGCCAAGTATATTGAGAAGCGCGGGAAGCCGTTGGAGCTCGTGGAAGCCTTCGACCGAATCGACAAGAACAACCTTTTCCACGCTGATTACCTTACCGAGGCGCTGCAAAGGATTGTAATGGAGGTAGTCACCAACCAGAAGAGCCACTTGGAATCTGCAGTCGCCGCCTGCCGCTATTTCCTCAAAGTCCACGGTGGAGTGCTCGATAGTCTTCTCCAGTCGTCGCGACCAAGCCATCGGCGGAATGCTCTTAAACTACTTACGGCTATCGTTTGCATAGATCCGCAGCTGGGTCGTCAGGTTCTCAACTCCTATGATGTGCTCTCCAACAGCGCGGTGATGCAGCAGATGTTGTCGCATGCGAAAAACGACTACGAGAATGAGGATACAGTGCGCAAGGCGTATATACACTTTGTACTGGCATTTCTGGTCGATGGAAACACACTGCTAATAAGAAATATCCTAGATCACGGCCAGTTGATTGGTGTTCTGGCCAAGGGCTTGGTCTATGACGACCATGTCACCGTGTGCGTGGTACTCAACGCCTTGAGGCAGTACGTTCTGGAGAACCCAGACATTCAAAAGACCAAGAAGGTCATCGTTTTCGATTTGGAATGCTGCAAGTACCTGCGTCGCTTGTATGATTGGGAGGGCCCCGCAGGGCTCAAATTGTTCTTCAGCAAGCAAAAAGCAAACACAAAGATCGCACCTAACCCACAGGATGCGGAGGCAGTCTCGGCAGCAGTTCACGAACTATTGCTGGTGCTGCTTACTTCCCGAAAGCACGGAATCTGTTTCGATGCCATGACTCACTACCGCCAGAAGCAAAACAAGATGCAAGGCAAGCTGCTCGGATCACTCTACAAGCCCTACGAGAATCCCCGCAAGGTCGATCTGGTTATCAAGACCGTAAAAGCCTGCCCCGATTTGGGGCGCAACACTGTGAGGAATGTGTCGGGCTTACTAAGCCCCGCTAGAACCGGCATCGCAGACGTGGACAAGGTGGCTACATTTCTGGCTCAGATCATAGATGCTGTGCCCCCCAGTGCCCTCGGCGCCGCCTTCAACAAGATGACGCTCACCGATTTCagtttttggatcaaaaatCTGTGTCTGCCGATTGAAGGCCTGCTCCATATTACGGGTAAAAGTTATCTCAATCACGGAGACTTCAATTTGAGATTGGCAGTGGAGAAATTGCTCCTCTCCATGATGCGGCAGTACAGCAACTATGTCCAAGCCATAGCCTTGCGGGAACAGTCGAAGAAAGCTGGCAACTCcctaagaaaatttaaattcgatCTTTTGAATCATCTGCTAGTTCATTTTCCCACTATTGAATCAGTGCTGTACTCCCTCTTTTTGGCCATCCGGCAGCAGAAAAATAATGAAGATGTTGATGTTCTGGAGTGTCTTTCTATCACCCTGGACTTGGTACTGCTTATGTGCAAGGAGAACCGAGCTTTTGTGAACCAAACAAGTCAGATTCTCAACTACTTGGAGGTCTTGCGACCGCTGTACCAAACTGATTTCCTCAATTCCGATCGTCCGCAAGAACTGAAAAAGATCCAACTGGAGTTGAAGTCGATTCGAACTATTCTATTACTGTTTCCCCTATCACTTAATCCGCAGGAGAAACTCTTCGGCAATGTTTTCGGTTCGTTCATCAAAGCTTACAGGCTGGAGGATGTGGCCATTAAATCCGAGGCGGGAAACATTCTGCACAAGCTCTTCCACAACACGGGCCTCTTCGATTCCTGTAGCCACGAAATAAATATCTGGCTTGAGGCCCTCATCGGATTCGATCCTGATATAGCATCCACTGTGGAGAGCATCCTGCTGACGATACTTTGCTTAGATTGGCGGCAGATCGCACTCCCGCAACTGAGCATTGCAGAGACCGAAACTAAAAACGAAAACCTTAGCAGACTTTTTGCACAAATCGAGCAGGGCCATACGGTACAGGCGTATGTTGAAACTCTGACCTTGAGCAAGATGATGCCATTACTGCTCCAGGGAGTGGTACTCGAAGCTCCCTATGACGCCTATGTGGAGCTAGTCTTTGTTCTGCTGTTTCACTATCACACCCAGCCGGAACTGGTGCTGAAACTTTATAGCACTCATCTGGATAAGTACACTGACTACATGAAGAGTTGGCTTCCGTCTAGCGCCGGAAAAGAAAAGCCCAAGAAACTTCCATCCGTCATAGCCGAAAACTGGCCATTACTGAAGCAAATGCGCAAGGCCCTTACTGACGAGGCCGTCCAACCATTTGAGCAAATTTTCAAGGTCGATACGGCCGACAAAAACTTTGAATTGAAGCTGAGCGAGGGGCAGACTATGCTGTTGCATCCCAGTCTAGTTAATCCGCGACGCAACATGATCTACGTCCAGGACCTGCTTTTCGTTTTCACCCATTCTTTCTCCAGCCAGCGATTGAGTAAACTTCAGGCGGAGTTGGTGGCCGATTATCTGATCAAGTTCCTCCAAATAGCTAATCAGGTGGATGATGGTCGGGAGGAAGTCTTAGGGGATGATGAGCAGCAGCAAGACGAAACCCATACCCAGAGCTTACTGCACTACATTTACAACATTCGCCTGGGTCAACTGCATCCCACGGAGCTGCTGAGTGTTACGAGTGAAACCCGTTTGAATTATGTGATCTTCCTGCGCCGTTTGACGGAATTTTGTCGCACCTTACCTCGATTTGAGAGCTACTCTTCCTACTACCGCCTGCATCTGGTCAAGGCTCTGAATATTGCCCTGGATTCTTTGGAGGAGCAATGCGACCATCCACAGCAACTTGTGGAGTGCGTGGCTCTGGTTGACGCCTTTGAACTGAACTCCAGCGAATGTGTTCAGATACTGGAGCTCCTCACTACCAAACTGGAAGCTAAAGACTTCCTAACGAAGACCAAGCCAAATCacttcttcgatctgttgctgCGCCTTCTGGCCCGTCTGGTTCTATTGAAGGAACCCGTCGACTGCCACAAATCCTTAAAAGTACTTCTCAGCTTCTACAAAGATTTCTGTGAGCTGCACGAACAACAACTGGAACCTTTGGAGGTGGCCCTGCTGCAGTTCCTGACCAGCTATCACCATCATTTGGCCGCTTGCGATGAAGACTTCTTCGGATGCTTCTTTGGTGCCACTAGGAAGCTGAGCAAATCTGCCATTCGAATGGCTACTTTGCTGCTGGAGCGGCGGCACCAATTGGCCGACAAGTTCGCAGAACTGCTACCAAGTAACATAGAGCAGAAGGAATTGGTCTATCCACTTCTGGACATAGCCCTGACCAAGAACTATCAACTACCTCATGCTGTGCTGCAGCGATGCTACCAGACCTATAAGAATGGCTTCATGAAGAGCATTGAGAAGCCGCAGAAGGCAGCTCTCATTTACCGGGAACACCCAGAGGCCAGTGCCCTACTCATTGCCCAGTGCATGCCCAAGTCGGAGTGCCTGGATTACTGCCAGAAGCAGTTGAAGCTCGATTCGGTGGAGCTCTTCCAGGTGCGAGTTCTGCGAGAGATCTATTGGCAGGCCTTTGGGGCTGCCAAGGATGAGAAACAAAAGGCCACAATCTTCGTCAACTACATCAACCTCAATGTCCAGCTACTGGCTCTGGACTTGAAGAAGCAGGCCCTGGACTTGCCCAAGTTGCAGCAAATATCGTGGAACTGCTACGAGTGGTGGGAGGCTCACCACAGCGACCCCGAATCGCTCCCTCTGGATTGGAGTCGCTTGCTGGGGAATCCGCAGTGGTTTAATTTCTGCAAGAGCTGCCTGAAACTAGCTCTCCATCTGGCCGAGGAGCGTCTCCCGTTGCAGGACCAAACAAACGGTCTTGTCCTCAAACTGATGGCCTTTTTGTGCAACTTAATGTACGAGGACTACAAGGAGGAAGCTCAGGGCGAGGAGGATGCTTCGCCTGCGCTGCTCTACGAAATGATATGTACTCACTCCTGCTGCTTTGATCACCTCTTGGGAGGCGAGACTGAGACGAAGACTTATCTGCTGCAGCTTATGGAGACGCTGGCCAGGAAGGGTCCCAGTGCCCTGCAATCCTCCCACATACCGGTAATTCTTGGCTCCTACCATGCGAAACTTTCTCCTGCAGATCGTTACACACTCGCCCTGCTGGAGCACTACGAACGCTTCGACGTGGGATTGGACCAGTACCGACCCTTCATCTGGGGCGAGAGCGCCGTAGCCCATTACGCCTTGCGGGCGGCGGATGAGGATGAAAGGGCACGActgcagcagcaggagacGAACGTGGCCCAGGTGCTGGCGTTGATCGTGCGTGAGACCAGCGAGTACACCATTGAGAACTTCCCCATCTGGAGAAGCCTGCATGCCAGCCAACAACTGCCTTCGGTGGAGTTCCTTGATCCGGCTAAGAAATCCCAAAACTTCGGTGACAATCAGCTCGAAAAAATGGTGGAACAGGGCATTTTGGACTTCCCCCAGGAGCTGCGGCGTATTTGTCCAAAGAGGGAGAAAATATACGAGTCGTGCTACGATCCTGCTTTCCTGCTGCCCCTGATGATGCACTGCTTCGCTCCGGAATCGGTGGTGTGGGCTCGCTGGCCCGTGCAAAATGGTTTGCTGGCCATTAGCTTCTGTGGACTGTCCTCCCTGGACAGGGACATGCGATTGGCGGCGGCCAGTTGCCAGCAGCGGTATCGCGCTCATTTTGAGCTCTCCAAGTTCTACGAGAAACCACTATGGACCCAGGCCTATGACAACATCCAAGCTGGACTGGCGGAGCTCAGAAACTCGTGGCTGGCCCAGACGAGAACCCACGGCGGCACTCCCAGAGTACCGCTGATCCCTGCTCTGTTTATTGCCCAAAGCTTCAACCTCAGCACGGAGCCCACGCATCTGCTGTACAAGCGTCTCATGATGTACCTGCGACTGAAGCAGAGCTTCAACTTCCAGACCATACCGGACTTCAATGTGTTCTTCTACTCCCAGGAGACGGAACACCAGCAATACCGTGAGTTTATTGTGGAGCTGCTGCGCTGTGGAATCAAGTGCAGCGCCGATCTCTTCCTGCTGGTGTCCACCAACACGTTCAAGGTCCTGCTCGGCTTCTACGGATCCAGTTTGGCCACTCTCGAGACTaatctgttgctgttgtcggTGCTCTCCACCTGCGTGAAGATTCCCGGTGCTGTCAAGATTATGTTGGAGCATGTGGGCATTCTGTCGTGGCTGGTGGGCGTCATCCGCGACACGGAGTTCCATCAGTTTGACATAATCGAAGGCATCATTAGCATAATCAACAATCTGTGGTATGCTCTGGCAGCGGCTCGCTCGGAGCTTCCGGAGTACGATCACATCCAGCTGCGTCTGTATCGGCTGGTACTGCAACTACTGCCCTTGCTCTCGCCACGGATATCGGTGCCTGGGATGGGACGCCTTCTGAATGTGCTGTGGAAGACGGGCTCTGCCACTGGTCAGCATCGTGCTCTACCCGCTGAACAATTGGACGTCCTGCTAGAGTGTCTCTCCCGGCATTGGCCAGATCTGCTGCCAGGAGTGCGCTATGTGAAGAGCTTCGGTGGCCTGGGAGCTTGTTCCCGATCGGAGTACTGCAACTGGCTGGCAAACGAACACCAGCTAGAGGTCCCAGCTATACTGGCCCTATCCAGTCTACGCGAATATGTCGGCGACTGGTGGCGGGCACACAATGTTGAAAAGGATCAGAGGCAGCTGACGGAGTCGGCTGATTAG